A section of the Entelurus aequoreus isolate RoL-2023_Sb linkage group LG21, RoL_Eaeq_v1.1, whole genome shotgun sequence genome encodes:
- the LOC133638815 gene encoding chondroadherin-like has translation MRCLLLLLLGTFRMAGGAPSQCPEPCHCHGDLQHVICDGVGLKKIPRVSQSTRLLNLQRNALGGVPSGALGESGGLVSLHMQHCQLRHIAAHAFKGLTKLVYLYLSHNHISSIQPSAFHDLAQLTYLHLDHNRMGELAKGMFSPLVNLFVLRLDHNKLRQLRPRAFAGAKDLRWLHLSANELSTLHAGSLDAVENLAVLHLDRNKMAAYPAAALSKLRVLEELVLSRNPMRSLPDHAFQSFGRYVEKLHLDHMGLEKMSPAAFVGVTALTSLHLDNNKLHSLPSSLNLSTLANFTLNNNPWTCTCQLAPLRRWMEGRSQRADAVCAGPPPERGKQVGESAALTGCKVKAKKAKMAARQ, from the exons ATGCgctgcctgctgctgctgctgctgggcaCCTTCCGGATGGCCGGGGGGGCGCCCAGCCAGTGCCCGGAACCCTGCCATTGCCACGGCGACCTGCAGCACGTCATCTGTGACGGCGTGGGCCTGAAGAAGATCCCCCGCGTGTCCCAGTCCACCCGGCTGCTCAACCTGCAGAGGAACGCGCTGGGCGGCGTTCCCAGCGGCGCCTTGGGCGAGAGCGGCGGCCTGGTGTCGCTGCACATGCAACACTGCCAGCTGCGCCACATCGCCGCGCACGCCTTCAAGGGGCTGACCAAGCTGGTCTACCTTTACCTGTCCCACAACCACATCAGCAGCATCCAGCCCTCCGCCTTCCACGACCTGGCCCAGCTCACCTACCTCCACCTGGACCACAACCGGATGGGCGAGCTGGCCAAGGGAATGTTCTCGCCGCTGGTCAACCTCTTCGTGCTGCGCCTGGACCACAACAAGCTTCGCCAGCTGCGGCCCAGAGCCTTCGCCGGCGCCAAAGATCTGCGCTGGCTGCACCTGAGCGCTAACGAGCTGAGCACGCTGCACGCCGGCTCCCTGGACGCCGTGGAGAACCTGGCCGTGCTGCACCTGGACCGCAACAAGATGGCCGCCTATCCCGCCGCCGCCCTCAGCAAGCTGCGCGTGCTGGAGGAGTTGGTGCTGAGCAGGAACCCCATGAGGAGCCTCCCCGACCACGCCTTCCAGAGCTTCGGCCGCTACGTGGAGAAGCTCCACTTGGACCACATGGGCTTGGAGAAG ATGTCCCCCGCCGCCTTTGTGGGCGTGACCGCGCTCACCTCACTGCACCTGGACAACAACAAACTGCACTCGCTGCCCTCAAGTCTCAACTTGTCAACACTCGCCAACTTCACGCTCAACAACAACCCCTGGACTTGTACCTGCCAGCTGGCACCTCTACGCAG GTGGATGGAGGGGCGGAGCCAGCGAGCAGACGCAGTGTGTGCTGGGCCGCCACCTGAGCGAGGCAAGCAGGTGGGCGAGAGCGCCGCCTTGACGGGCTGCAAGGTGAAGGCCAAGAAGGCCAAGATGGCCGCTCGTCAATAA